The Lytechinus variegatus isolate NC3 chromosome 7, Lvar_3.0, whole genome shotgun sequence genome includes the window tgaaatgcacatttaacatattttggtaaccgatatttagcttagaaaaaattatttgttttcaagaaatatacgtgaataaacaaagcatattttcacttagaaatcatgcttgcaccacattgatattattatcaatataaagcatagacattcgtcttcacaactgaataaaaattatgaaatttaattacgtagcaagttcaggaaccacaaaaaaacacggcaatatatgatcgcgaaatgattggaattgcagttGGATTGCCGAAGCATTGCGAGGCAACAGCAGCGAACGCACTTTGTTCATATATTGTTATGAACACGGTCCTTATAAAGACATGGTCTGTGGACAAATCTGTTCGCACGAAGTTTTTTTAATGAGTGCGGGGATCCTGGTTCGaaactctgattttttttttggttctggatttttttttttaattatgttccTTCCCCATtcctatcagctcttttttctctttttattttcatgtgagattctattcagtcctgtatttattaaatcttacttaattgctgcttttgattttcaagttcttgattagattctctacttatattatttgggcagcgactcactcactcactgactgGAGTGGAGCAACACAATGACGACTGCAGTGGAAAAAATTGGTCTTTAcagtccacaattcaataaaaacgggcaaaggaacacagttctgattcatgtttggtctgaagttgtcgaaaacagaaattgaatatcacattacatgaagaaaacggtaaattcggaagatattgaacaggtcagtaaggtgattcagtgcatgatgcacagagagatgatgagcacgtcgattgtgtgacgtcattattctcgaccgttttcggctgcgtgattgtcggtctggggggctgagaagggtgtctaataatttcatttcttgcatttccacgacatctataagactttttagtgacatatttgtgtataaaaagacaatacctttccatccatatataatttgtctataatcatcactttcgtgaattttcttcgtgtgtctactttaaggatagtacggggttagcgatagtccagggttaagaaaatcctgtgtaaaaagggtatttaaggactgagcactctgacgcctgtgttgcaatttcctctaatgaggaaagggtgttaaatgccctgtccttgaaatacggtaaataggggtaaatttgcgaaatgggcaaaagtgtcttacaatcttataattaggggtgtttcaaggtaccattttaccgcaattttgtccttgttttgcgtgaaaataggggggtaaattttacaaaatgtctttgaaattgactgcaatagggggtcacttgcatttgtggtaacggtcatacgtgtccccctctgcggctgagtgaccccaccgggactcattcaatgaatgagtggttataatataaccttgttctcagttatatcgatctccatgtgtggcaaaataagggtggcaatgtttggcttattttctctttttctttggggcaaatgcttgatttttttacactgacagtttccattacatctattattcatacaacttggctcttatttaaatttgattctttaaatcatttttttcttaattaaaaatagagatcaaaaaatgaaaattttcttgccatattactttccaccaatagagggcgtacacaaatatatgcccaaaattcaagtttttgagcgctctggtgaatacaaaaattattcccacattactaatgataaataaattaaaactatatggaaattagtaattttggtcacaaaagtgatattttaatgattttttaaagtgtgtgctctgtacaacattggcataccatagtcctacctctagattccccacaggcagggtggtagcagtgaacaagtgacgagacgtagccttagtcttagtcacaaaatagcataattttcaaaaagaaaaattatgacaaaattgcaaacattgtgatgaattgggaaataCATCTTTTCAAAATAGTAGCAGaggtaaattatgcatcatacatattTAGGCCATGAAGACTGGAGCAATCAATTGCTGAGataattaaattatgaataattcatttcatgactaaaaaatcacatgtggacgttgagaaGGGTACCCCCAGGATATTCAGTTTtgatagtttacgaaagtaaaccataacaactttttgtaaaatgatgataattatacggtaTCTTATgtttccaaacatcatcaaaatatagtttaacataaaattttttaatatttcataccGAAACATACGATTTGACGAATTTTATGCATCAActagagatagaatttatccaaatgttaataggggtctgaGAACAACGAATACGAGttcagttatggatggcctgacgtggtagaatctttatcaattaaataattttactctttcaaaatgaatggttttgtggtattttaccaacagtttttatagtttctttgcattacaattatcattgaatgcattgTCCCTCTTGTtttgtgatgtaatttcaacctctatgattgatcacgtaagattataattttcgaatttcaaggcacttttgcatgtcatagactacccacgtgatgccactacgtcactaagaaagaagttgtgacaggttcagagttgtcataaatatttagtgaggttgttgtaccagAACTTGgcaaagagggcttcgtgaaacggttagcggacaagtagctcactatctccgatttagtcaagaagttagacggtgttgagaaacgggcccctggcagccgtctgtttcgaggattttttaacatttttttttgtaatttctcgtacacagacggctcgctatcgtgcagccaccattaggggacttacaatgcaaaatccccccgtcggggctcttcaattttcgtctttaatgattcaaaatttagaaaataaacacaacagaaatgcaaattaatattccctctttgCATTAATTGCCCCAAAACGGggaaaaatcaatttaaaaggaacaaaaacagtgacttaccgcGGCTGTTGCGCAACTTCACTTCCTGTTTTATCTGAACTTaacatacataaacatatggcagagatgccaagttcaaagaccagctatgcgtgagattttctgtgaatctgagtgagatcacagacattgtgtacaatgtatatggggataggctgtgatagttgcgtgagacagagatttgaggggatgaacaagagtccaaaatgtgtgagtctcacgcataatgcatgagacttggtagctctgatatggccattgagtcccctgtacagatcgcgctagaacttcggtctctgtatttggtgagtgaagccaacagagttcagctgaacaaccaacataacagagaccgaagcttttggtctagtgtTAGTCTAGATCTAACTTATTAACTATCTATGTGCTGAAAGGCCTACAGGCTACAGCTAATAATCTAAGTATCTATTTGCTGTTAGTACAGGCTAGTACAGCAAATAATTCTAACGTTACTTAGAGGTATACTgattattaatataaaaaatcatgaaaatgaataccgGTATTGTTGAACAagtgaacaaggttatgaaATAGGCctaaccttgttctctgttagttctccatgtgtggcaaagtaaggttggcaatgtttggcttgttttcttctttttgtttctttggaaCAAATGTTTGATTGACGCTAACACCATGCACACTGACGGAAACTAAGACTCTCACTCAGCTCAATGAGACTGAGAGTCAGTTTCCATTATACTATACTAGCCtaatcatataacttggctcttaactagtatatttctaaatttgattcttttgattatttttgaataaaaaatagagattgaaaattgaacattttcttgccatatttattttccaccagtagagggcgtacacaaaaatatgcccaaaattcaagttttcgaGCACTcttatgaatacaaaaattattcccaagcaactgtatggaaattagtatttttggtcacaaaagtgttttttattatttttttaattgaattgattgaTGGGGATTtcttacctgattgctaagaaagcattaatgcttgtaagcaagcaaccagaggaccaacaGCTTAAGGTCTTCTCTGAGGGATCTAGTAATGAGGATTACGGTACGGTAATGCCTTAGCGAAGGGCACTAGTGCACCAAGTGTGGGAATGCGGTGAGCAAGTTATCAGATCATGCATCATCATGCAAGGGtttggaaaattttatatcttttttatgATTTGAAATTTGAGAACTGTGGTCCTCCTAATGCCAATGGTGCTGATGATCTCTGAGCGCAAGCTTAGCGGAGGAAGAATACAACAGAGAGAGGTTGGATAGCCTGGGTTTGTTACTGTACTGTTGCTAGGCATCGCACACCGAACACCCCATGGGAATTTTCAAATAGTCAGTCAGCAAACAGTGCTTCATTAATTAACAGAAGTCAgtcaaattttaagaaaaattctCTTTATTTATCGAGTAGAGTAAAATATAGTCTCCCTCAATATGAAAATAGTTGCAGTAAATGTAAGTGCTGACCATGATAAagagctacatacatgtagttcatcaTCACTCTTCATAATTGTTGATCTGTTACAGTTCCATaaatgaactttgtgaaatctaaGTTGAAAATGATTACACTGAAGATTATGAACAATACAGGTAAGCTAGCATTTTAGtattgtttagaaaaaaaaccaacattGTGCTCATATTTCATGCTTGTTTTCgccattttctcagcaattacatatTTTCTTACGAAAAGTCTTTGctacatattttctttatttatacaaacagacatttGGATGGTTGCTcaattggattctgtatgaattcaatttgaaattgttaTCACAGTTGGCATTTAACTTTAGGCCCTTGCTTCGGGTTGGATTTGTGTCTACTAAAAGTACTATCTCAGCTCAAAATCAAGTACTGAGGGGATGGTCAAAACTATATAATCTAAATCTTATGTTATGAGTGTAGAGTCTCTTTAGTTGTGATTTATATTCTTGTTAATTTTATGGttgacttttttttcagaaactTGTAAAAAGTGGTCATAGTGTATGATGGCCCTTCGATATCTCAGAAATGGGTTTCGTAGACCATGGATGACGTTATCAATTCTTGGTGGAGCTGGAGGGGCAGGTGTTGCCATAGCAACAGACCAAGGCTACATTGACTGGTCATCTGTTGGGGTTGTTAGATTTGGTCGGGCTTTCTTTTCAGTGAGTTTACTTGTTCTAAAGTCTATTTGTGTTTATAACTTTTAGTAGAATCAGGTATTCTCCTTTCATCCTAATGTTCTCATGATAATTTTTCCtcaatagaataaaataatgtgtagatatttttcagaaaatagatcTACAATTTTGTCATTGGGAATGAACCTGCTCTCATTGATATGAGATATTAACATAAATGTATCCTCAACTTctttattataatgataatgaataagaggggaaggaggagaggaagggagTGGAGGAAGAAATATTTTCTTGTGAAAATTTAGGGgaaaacaattcaaattttcataagTTATATAAAGAAACTAAAGAAAGTTTATTGTCTGCAAAGTAAACATATTCATGTGATCTGTTCTGTACATGTACCCTCTCATGGACCAGGGTTCCggaacacaaagattagcgatcaatcgctaaatgaactgaccaatcaagatcaacatTACACATGCATTTAGTGcaaaaatactgaccaggaaccagtcagaatttttctctcatgtttgctattcatcgctaatctttgtgttacggggcccagaTCTGTATGAGTAATGTTAATGTTCCATCAGTTTGAATTGCAAGGTTCATATGTATCTTGATACAGGCAGGTGCAATTGTAGTGGACTATAAATGGAACATGAGAGGAAAGGAGTCTGGTTCTACAGAGTACAAGGAGATGATGTCAACCGTAAGTCGTTACCAGCCTTTTTCTCCCTattatttatacatgaaaaatCAAGCTGCTCAACAATTAAATGATcttgaaaatcaaataaagattAAATAAAGTAATCAGCTTTAGAGAATTACCATTCTTTTGTACATAGAAGCCTCTATAATGATTTGTTCCCCTTCCCTACAACTcttgaacattattttttcgATTACCAATGTTTGCTGGAACTTGATCATTTGCTTGAACTTATAGCAATTAcaacatttttgtttgtattccaATTTGCCAGTGTACTACAACATCATTaaacttgactgaacaataTGATTATTTGTAATTAGCTCTGTTGCAATGAATCTGaacaaggcttgaatgttctttGTCATCACatttttgatttgttttgatgtGACAGATTCACAAGCGGTCAGCAGAGAGACTACACAGACTGTGTTGTAAGAATGGAGGGATTTTCATCAAGTTGGGTCAACACGTCGGTGCTCTTGATTATCTCTTGCCTGAGGAATATGTCAGTACAATCAAGGTTTTACACAATGATGCTCCTCAGTCATCTCTCAAGGATATTAAGAAGGTTGTTGCAGAGGACCTAGGGATACCGGTAAGGCTCTTGTAACAATACGCTGTGATATATCAAGTGTGTAGGAGAGAGAGGGACAGTTATCATTCAGTCAATGTGtatgtttaaaggacaagtccgccccaacaaaaacttgatttaaataaaaagagaaaaattcaacaagcataacactgaaaatttcatcaaaatcggatgtaaaataagaaagttatgacattttaattttttcgcttcatttcacaaaacagttatatgcacatctcggttggtatgcaaatgagggaactgatgacatcactcactcactatttcttttgtatttcattatatgaaatatgaaatattttgattttctcgtcattgtcatgtgaaatgaagtttcattcctccctgaacacatggaattccattattttaacattttgtgcttcaggcaaggaggtcctaatcatcaaattcgttaaatttgaaaaattgtataattcaaacaataaaaaacaaaagaaatagtgagtgagtgacatcatcgactctcatttggatgtaactggctcgttcatataactatttttttttaaataagcgaaactttgaaatgtcgtaactttctttttttacatccgattttaatgaaattttcagcattgtgcttgtctgatttttctctattgattaaaatcaaattttttctgaggtggacttgacctttaaatgtgGAACCATATACGGACCATAGATAAAGTCAATGAGGCTTTGAGATAATATCTCCCATATCCTTTTGTACATGTGACTTGGGCCAAGGTCTGCAAAATGTTAAAGCCAAGATCAGTCTTGAGTTGAATCTATCCCTGATAAGGACCCATACGAATAAGCTAGCTATTTTTGTACACATAAAAATATGCACTTGAGGAAAATCTTTATTAAAGGTCAGAAAACCCAATTTTACGATGCTTGAAAACAATATGAGCAGTACTCAGTTATCATACTAATGGCCTTATGCAGTCAATCGTTGTTCAAATACTCTTTATAAATGAAGCGATTAAAGCACCAATTCTTTGTTTAATCCATTTGAAAAGCTGCCTCCTAGAGACTTATAGCACGTTCAAAGAAGTATCCATGCTTTTCTGATGCTCTGATACAGtctatcaaagaaaaaaaattgattgcattAAGTCTTTGATTTGGTTCATTAATTGGAAAATACATCTTGAGCAAAGCATTCATTGTTCAATTAACCAACCATTCACCATAATTCAGTAGGTGCTAGACAAGAGATTAATCCACCCTTTCTTTGGCTTAACTATGTTACAAATCAATTGAAGTGAGAATAGGAATTAGGACAATTTGAACAACCCTGAGACACTAgcaaaatctttattttgtttggcTTGACTAAAGGAGAGATTACCTGATGCATAATTAATAGCTTATTTCTTAGTTTTGTACTATATTGATTCATCAATAATGAGCTTTCAGTCCCAAAAGTGATCAAAAAGACTCTACATCAAGTTTCTATGAAGATACCATGACCTCAAGCTATCTTTTGtcgcatttttatttttaaatgattgtGCAGTTTGTGTGAAGACAGTGTAAGTAGTCATGGAAAGAATTGGTAAAAGAACTGATGTTATTCATGTGGCttaaaaaatcttaaaaaagAATTGTTTCTTTAAACAATAAACAACATTCCAATAAACAACATTCCTTTTCAGGACAACTTGCATGATGTTTCCCCCTAAATGATTATCTAGTTTAGTCACCATGCTCCACATTATATACCGGTAATCTATTGATTACATTGTCCCAAATAGTTCTGTTTCGTCTTGTCTTTCCCATTAATAGTTAATATCCAATCATAATAATCAGATGCATTGGACCAATAAGACTACTTATCTTCATAAGTCATAACTGGGAGGTGTGGTCTTAAGAATAATTCTGTTTCCATGATTTCTTTTGCATCAGGTGGATGATTTGTTTAGTGATTTTTCTGAAGAGCCAGTAGGTACTGCTTCTTTGGCCCAGGTCCACACAGCTCTGCTTAAGAATGGGACTAAGGTAGCAGTCAAAGTCCAACATCCCAATGTTAAATCCTACTCTGAGGTGGACATGAGAACAGTGGAGGTTTGTAAAGTAACCACATTCTGTATTGTAAATTGTCCCTTGGTTGGTTAGAGAATAAGGCCATGgactatttttcttttccccaacattttttacaagataatTTGTCTCTGTTCTGACCCCTGACCttattttatattgatttattgtttgaaaattttaaatgatatatAAGCAAATTACAAGATAATTTTTAAACTACTGTCATGGATTGCTTAGATATTATATATACAGAtgaatattaaaattcaaatgaatacCTACTTGGcttaaattcacatttcatgataaaatagtGATGTTGAATATTTTTGCCTGTATGGTTTCAACAAACAtttgtatatataattttttttggggaaaattcaATAACCTTTGGTTGTGTATTTTAAATCACTGAACAGTTTCTGCTGAATGCTGTTGCTCGAATCTTCCCAGAATTTGAGTTACTCTGGCTTGCACAAGAAATGAGAGAGAAGCTTCCAATTGAGTTAGACTTTGTCCAAGAAGGAAAGAATGCAGAAAAGGTGGCTCAAATgctaaaacattttaaattccTGAAGGTAATCAAATGCACTCCTAATATCAAGTCTGCTCTCTGTTGATAAAAGGAAGCAACTCTGTGGAATGAGTTAGTAAATAAggaaaattcataactttttaatgTGGAAATATAGTTAGTTGCTTCCAAAATGCCAATATCTCAGAAATtgggagctacatgtatgtgactcAAATTTCTTTAGCATCATTTAGATCATACAGAAAATATCCCAAATCAGGAAAGAAgtcgattttgaagaaaatcaGAGTTGCTTTCTTTTGTCAGTAGAGGGCAGAAATGCACCCCATCTGATAATAGCCATTTTCATGTGGATAggaatattttcaatatcattgtCACTGCCAGTATCTATCCATTTCCATATTTCCTACATGTAGATAACAATATACGTAGTAAAATAATATCAGCATTTGATAAGCAAAGTATGTAAATGTTACATTtacataatcatgattttgatgatgttacaaatgtaaatattgaagaaaaaaattggatgCCTTAAAAAAGAAGATAACACATTTCTGCACCAGCAGAGATGTTAGCTAGGGTCATCCATAATTTTTGTGAGATCATGAAACTAGCATGCTGTAAATGAGACTACAGGCCCAGCAGGGCATTATTTTAAGAAGTGTTTGTAAATGAAACATTGTTGGATACATGATATGTCCTAAAATCAAACCAGTAACCAATCAAAATTGttgtttcatatttgcaatttaatAGCAAATCTGTTTTACCTGACCTTTGTCTTCGCCTTGGTGTAGGTTCCTGATATTTATTGGCAACAGTCTACATCAAGAGTATTAACCATGGAATACTGCAATGGAGGCAAGGTAGATAACAAGGAATACATGGATCAGATGGGCATTGATGTCAATCAGGTATGAAGATTATTGCCAAAGTCAAATATTAGCTTTGCCTGGTAAATCCTTAAATTGACCAAAATCATATTAggattttgggggaaaaaaacagAGGAAAGGTATGAAGACTTAGAGCACAGAGTTCTGCCGTCAATTGTGTATTGTGTGGAttattgtggcccagtggattagtcttcggactttgaaacagagggtcatgggtttgaatcccaaccAATAGTGGATGTAAACTGAACCTAATTATTCAAATCTTTCAAATTATTAGAAGTTtgatcaattaattttttttttcttgtttttatggtatttttttaattcagtaaAATCCAGGGGTTATAAATGAGAttattgctgatgtggtttatggtacaccatgtggagtgtaatagaaacagtggatagaagaagagaagaagtggataggcgagaaagtggagatttgagagtagagtattctttcttgaaaatagtcctgaaaaggactgtaaaccagaaggagacggacagtcaacctgtccgaaacgtcaaGTCTCTCTACCACTCATCATcgctactcgccgactcaaaccagcatctcctcatcagctctactactcaagctgttctcactcaacattccttctggtttacagtccttttcagggctattttcaagaaagaatactctactctcaaatctccactttctcgcctatccacttcttctcttcttctatccactctttctataacactccacatggtgtaccataaaccacatcagcaattgtacatgccaccatgcaaaccttcaaacaacaccCAAATGAGATTATGTTGCCTAGGAATAATTTATctacagattttttaaaagactATTTAGGATAGGTTGAGATAAAAGCAAGTGTCAAGATTACCCTGATGTATTGCTTGTCAGAGTAAATATTGATTGATTCCCTCATTTATCCTCTTCTTTTAGATCACTAAGAATCTTGGTAAGATGTATAGTGAGATGATATTTGTGAATGGATATGTTCACTGTGATCCTCATCCTGGTAATGTTCTCATACGACACAATGACAAGAAAGAAGTAGAGATAGTTCTACTAGATCATGGTCTTTATCAGGTATGTACATAACTTAATTCAACTTTTTCAATATGAAAGATGCATAGATAAACAGAGCTAATATCTTACATCTATTTCTTTATGCACACAA containing:
- the LOC121419218 gene encoding aarF domain-containing protein kinase 1-like; this translates as MMALRYLRNGFRRPWMTLSILGGAGGAGVAIATDQGYIDWSSVGVVRFGRAFFSAGAIVVDYKWNMRGKESGSTEYKEMMSTIHKRSAERLHRLCCKNGGIFIKLGQHVGALDYLLPEEYVSTIKVLHNDAPQSSLKDIKKVVAEDLGIPVDDLFSDFSEEPVGTASLAQVHTALLKNGTKVAVKVQHPNVKSYSEVDMRTVEFLLNAVARIFPEFELLWLAQEMREKLPIELDFVQEGKNAEKVAQMLKHFKFLKVPDIYWQQSTSRVLTMEYCNGGKVDNKEYMDQMGIDVNQITKNLGKMYSEMIFVNGYVHCDPHPGNVLIRHNDKKEVEIVLLDHGLYQTLTDDFRLDYSRLWQSILAADLEGIKHYSMALGAGQMYGIFACMLTARSWDSLAVGIDKKQRSAQEDREVREHAAQYISEITKLLNMVPRQMLLLFKTNDLLRSIEYALGSSESASSFINMSRCCVRSVAHHEALQKTTRWGRLMVHVRRDVKLLQISAYEIYLWLMCSSVVRWFRRTFRSLTTIAIS